A stretch of DNA from Chloroflexota bacterium:
GTCCGTTGACGCCGACGTTCTCCTGCTCGCGCATCTCGATCTGATAGGTCCGATTTGGGACCTTGCCCTCGAAGAGCGCGTTCGTCCAGTCGTGCTTGCGACAGGAAACCCGGACATTTGGGGCCGCAACCATGGGCTGTCTCCTATGCGAAATGTGGAGGGTGGCACGTCATCTACGCCCTCATCGACGACGCCCGAGCTTCCGCGGATTGCCTGAGCTTCTGCGAGATTTCCACGACCTGTTCGAGCTTCTTCGCGACCGCGCCGCTATCGATGGTCTCCTGGGCCAGGGCGATCCCGGCGTCGAGCGATGGGACACGGTCGGCCGCGTAGAGCGCAGCCGCGGAGTTCAGTTCCACATATTGCCGATACAGGCTCTTGCGTCCGGTGAGGAACACTCGGGTGATCAACGCGTTTTCGACCGCGTCACCGCCAAGAATCGCGTGCCGCGGCGCGCGGAGATAGCCATAGGCTGTCGGATCGAGGGTCCAGGTGTTGACCCGGCCATTTCTGACCTCGTGAATCGTCGTGGTCTTCGTGCAGGTGATCTCGTCCATCCCATCGTCGCCGTGGATCACCAGGGAGTGGGGGGTGCCGAGATCACGCAGCACTTCAGCGGTCTTGGCGGCCAGATCGGCGTCGGCCACACCGACGAGATAATAGTTGGCACCGGCCGGGTTGGCGATGGGCGTCATGAGATCGGGGAGAGTTCTGCCGGCGCCGGATCCGTCGTTCACGACGTCAGGGTGATATTGCGGCGCGTACAGGAAGCAGATTCCCGTCTCCCGGAGGCACGCGGCGGCCGCTTCCGGCGGCAGGTCGTACGCCACACCAAGCTCGCGCAGGAGCTCCGTGCTGCCGCAGTCGCTGCTGATGGCCGGGCGGTTCTGCTTGGCCACACGGACGCCCGCGGCGGCGGCGACGAGCGCCGCCAGTGTCGAGATGTTGATGGTCTTGAAGCCGTCGCCACCGGTGCCCGTGGTGTCGAGGACCGGGCCAACGGCCTCGACGTGAGGCCCCGTCTGGCGCAGCTTTTTGACCAGTTCCACCAGATCGGAAACGGACGGAGCTGCCATGCGACCCTCCGCCCCTTATCGGACCCCGGCCGCAGCAAGGGCCGGGTCCGGATACTCGACGGCAGACCAGGGGGTCCCGGCGGGCACCACGGCGGTCCCGCCCCGAATCTTGCTCCAGTCGATCGAGGGGTCGGCCGCGGGGGTCTCGCCAGTCTCCTCGAAGCGACGAATGGCAGCCAGGAGGACCTCCCGAAGACGCACGACCATCGCATCGTGGACGCCGAGGTGCTCGCCCTGGCGGTCGTAGATGCGACCCATGCTCTCGGTCACCGACATGTCCTGGATCGGCTTCCCCCACGGCATTCCCGAGTAGCTCCAGCTCTCCTTGCGCTCGCGCATCGCCTTGCGGTCCTGCAGGTAGTTCATCTCCAGCGTCCGGAGCTTGCGGTGGTCGCTCCCCAGGTCGATGCCGACGCGCTCGCCCCGGGCAGCCAGCTCCCGCTCGCGGTCGAACGGTCGTCCGCCGCGCGTGCGCA
This window harbors:
- the trpD gene encoding anthranilate phosphoribosyltransferase, whose amino-acid sequence is MAAPSVSDLVELVKKLRQTGPHVEAVGPVLDTTGTGGDGFKTINISTLAALVAAAAGVRVAKQNRPAISSDCGSTELLRELGVAYDLPPEAAAACLRETGICFLYAPQYHPDVVNDGSGAGRTLPDLMTPIANPAGANYYLVGVADADLAAKTAEVLRDLGTPHSLVIHGDDGMDEITCTKTTTIHEVRNGRVNTWTLDPTAYGYLRAPRHAILGGDAVENALITRVFLTGRKSLYRQYVELNSAAALYAADRVPSLDAGIALAQETIDSGAVAKKLEQVVEISQKLRQSAEARASSMRA